A genomic segment from Myxocyprinus asiaticus isolate MX2 ecotype Aquarium Trade chromosome 36, UBuf_Myxa_2, whole genome shotgun sequence encodes:
- the LOC127426993 gene encoding urotensin-2 receptor-like, with amino-acid sequence MSLRCLVTTFFELFCGEKTSAEHRFDVRRCGHSIRSQTHLTNIKTVSGSRAPGVKLPRAQSFTFTGSAMNFNKSGDFNGPSRNSNSGSVDELVITTTFGTLLSVVYIVGVTGNVYTLVVMCHSIRFATSMYISIINLALADLLYLSTIPFVVCTYFLKDWFFGDVGCKILLSLDLLTMHASIFTLTVMCMERYLAVTKPLDTVKRSKSYRKAMACCVWILSLVLTLPMTIMVNQTTKKAADGGVKRMCAPTWAPQAYKIYLTVLFCTSIMAPGLVIGYLYTRLARTYLESQRTSINKGSKRSPKQKVLIMIFTIVLVFWACFLPFWIWQLVPLYHKPFRLASHTHTSINYLVSSLTYSNSCINPLLYTLLTKNYREYLKNRHKSFYRYTSSFKKRPPSLYSWGKSASSSNQFEFNSETLVMAQLKV; translated from the coding sequence ATGTCGCTGAGGTGTTTGGTCACAACTTTCTTTGAATTATTTTGTGGAGAAAAGACAAGTGCAGAGCATCGGTTTGACGTCAGGCGCTGCGGACACAGTATACGCTCTCAGACACATCTGACAAATATCAAAACAGTGTCTGGGTCTCGCGCACCTGGCGTAAAGTTACCGCGCGCGCAGAGCTTTACATTCACCGGGAGCGCAATGAATTTCAACAAGTCGGGCGATTTCAACGGTCCGTCCCGTAACAGCAACTCCGGTTCCGTGGACGAGCTTGTGATAACGACGACATTCGGGACATTGCTGTCGGTGGTTTACATCGTCGGGGTTACGGGAAATGTCTATACGCTGGTGGTCATGTGCCATTCCATACGGTTCGCCACTTCGATGTACATCTCCATCATTAACCTGGCGCTCGCGGATCTCCTCTACCTCTCTACCATCCCGTTCGTGGTGTGCACGTACTTTCTGAAGGACTGGTTCTTCGGGGATGTGGGCTGCAAGATCTTGTTAAGTCTGGACCTGTTAACTATGCACGCGAGTATCTTTACTCTGACTGTGATGTGTATGGAGCGCTACCTGGCAGTGACTAAACCATTAGATACTGTGAAACGCTCCAAGAGCTACCGAAAAGCCATGGCGTGCTGCGTCTGGATTTTATCTCTCGTACTAACTCTTCCCATGACCATCATGGTTAATCAGACTACTAAAAAAGCCGCAGACGGAGGGGTGAAAAGGATGTGCGCGCCCACCTGGGCACCACAGGCATATAAAATTTACCTGACCGTCCTGTTTTGCACGAGCATAATGGCGCCAGGGCTAGTCATTGGTTACCTGTACACCAGACTAGCAAGGACTTACCTGGAGTCCCAAAGGACATCCATTAATAAAGGCAGTAAGCGCTCGCCAAAGCAGAAAGTTCTCATTATGATTTTCACCATCGTGCTTGTGTTCTGGGCGTGCTTTCTACCCTTCTGGATATGGCAGCTGGTGCCGCTGTATCACAAGCCCTTCCGTCTCGCGTCTCACACGCACACGAGCATCAATTACCTCGTGTCGAGTCTGACCTACAGCAACAGCTGCATCAACCCTTTACTGTACACACTCCTCACCAAGAACTATCGGGAGTATCTTAAAAACCGTCACAAGAGTTTTTACCGCTACACGTCATCTTTTAAAAAGCGCCCACCGAGTTTGTACTCTTGGGGAAAGTCTGCGTCATCCAGTAATCAGTTTGAGTTCAACTCGGAGACGCTTGTCATGGCGCAGTTAAAGGTGTAG